The following DNA comes from Mesoplodon densirostris isolate mMesDen1 chromosome 9, mMesDen1 primary haplotype, whole genome shotgun sequence.
GCTAACCTGCATAGGAAAGCGATCATTCCCAGGATGGAGATCAAATATCTTAACACAGTGTTAGCTGTCTGAGTTGCTAGAAAAGATTTCTTATCTAAAAATTGATCCATAGGATGTGTTTTCAAATTTGTCAGTCTCTTTTCATTTGTGTGCTAGACAGAGGCACTTTAAGAGCTATTAACTGTAGTCTCAGGAGTACAAGACTGGGTTTCAGCAGTCATTGGTAAATATGGCAAGGAATTAAAATGACATTGGATTAACAAGAAAGTAAACAAATCATTAAATCAGAAAATTTCACCAAATCTTGTAAAAACCACTGGTCTCTGAGTTGAAGAActtcctcacttaaaaaaaaaaagaaaaagataaaagaaaaatcagtggcTATCCCCCCACCCAAATAAGTGAATACTACAGCTTTTCGATGTTAAGGTATGATGGTTTTGCTGTTTGGGCTAGTGAGGGTTTTAAAATATTGACGAGTTAAGTACTTTGAGTTATGTTTCCAGCAATATTTCAAAGTATCGTAGTATTATGCAGAAGTTCCaaatagaaaaactaaaatatcaaataaaacagGTTGAAAAAGTTtagtaaaatgtataaaaattaaaaggctaaaaaccaaaaccaaaaccaaaaaaacctcacCGCGTTTTAAGTGtgtaaaaataaatcacattcaTTCATGGAAATCcagtgactgttttttttttgttgttttttttgtttggtctTAGTTAGTTGATACGTACTGCACCTGCCACAACACGTTGGAAAGTAGGTCCTGGTACACACTAAGGAATATCCAACCAGGTAAATACATCAGGGTAATAAGGCCCATGAAATTGAGCGGATAGTGAGAATAGTCCCAGGAACAAGCGCCCCAAGTGCGGAGTCCCAGACCCCAGGACAACTCCCACGCGTAGATGAAGATCACGTAGAAGGGCACTCGCTTCCAGGTGCCCCAGCCCCGACTGTAGTGGAGGTGGAAGTAGAGCTTTTCCACCACGAAACTGCAGCTGCCGTACATAAAGAAGGACCAGAGAGACGTGTGGCCGCTGCTTGTCCCGTCCCCCTGCCCCAGCACGTTAAAGAAGAATGTGAAGAAGATCTCATCCAAAAAGCCGTGCATTCCGAAGAAAAGAAAGCGGAGCAGGTCCGGCAGCCCCTGGCTGGGGGCTCCCCCGGCGCCCCTGGGGCCGCGAGGTCTCCGCCGCCGGCCGCCGGCTGCCGCAGGGACCCGGGAGCCTGCAGGGGCGGGGGGCGCGCCCCGCAgcagctgttgctgctgctgctgctgccgccgctggTACCGCAAGCGCAGGAAGCGCTTCAGGAACACTTGGCAGTGGTAGAGCGCCAGCACGTACTGCAGCGCCAGGTCCAGCGCCCCCGGCGCCGCTGCGCCCCCCGGCCCGCCGCCCTGGCTAAGCAACGCGCCCGCCAGGGTCTGCAGCCCCATGTGGGCCGAGGGGTAGAGGAGGAAATTGAAGACGAAGGCGCTGGGGCAGCGCCGCTGCTGCAGGTAGACCTTCTCCAGGGCAAAGTGGGTGAGCGAGTGCAGGAGGCAGTGGTAGGGTGAGGAGAAGCCCAGCATCCGGAGGTCGGGGCTGCGAACGAAGCGCCGCGCCGCAGACAGGAGCACGTCCAGGGTGATCCCGTGCATCCCGTAGAAGTAGAGGCGCATCCAGGCGGGCAGCACGGCGCCCTCGGCCGGCGCTTCAGCAGTGGACAGCGGCTCTGGGCGGCTGACGGCTGCCTCGCCTCCCCGCCCGCCGGCGGCCCCCGAAAGCCTCGCCGCGCCGCCCCTCCGCGTGGGACCCTCGTCGTCCGCGTCCCTGCCGGCCATCGACTCAGAGGCTGCCGGGGCGCCCGAGCCCGCGccaccgctgccgccgccgctgccgggTGCGCGGAGCTGCGGGGCCGAGGGGCCGAGCCCCGCGCCGCCTCCCGGACGCTGCCGGCCCCCGGGGGGCGCGCGGGGAGCTCCGTCCCGGCCGCGGCCGGGAGGCGGCCGGAGCTGCTGCGATTGGGGGACGCGTGGACCGCCCGGCTCGCGGAGTCCCCCCGCCGCGGCCCCGCCGCGCCCTCGCCTCCAGTCCCGGGCGAGGTGCCGCCGGCCAGCGCCCGCGCTCACCCTGCGCGGCCTATCAGGCGCCGAGGCCCGGCGAGGTGCAGTGGCGCCGGGGCCGAGGGGAGAAATGCAGAGGCTGGTGCAAACCCCATCTCCTCCACGGCGCAGCCCCGCCGCCTCTGCTGCAGGCTCTAGAAGCGTAAGGCGAGCAGCGACGCCCCTTCCCCCGGCCCTCCCCATGCCCCTCTCAGCCCGTGTCGACCTCTCCCGCCTTCGCAGTCCCCCCTCCACGCCTCAGCCCTCCGCGCCGAGTCCCGCGGGGGTCCGCTGGGGAAGGCCCGGCCCTGCCTCTCCGACCCCGTCCCACGCTCCGCACTCGCTCCCCGCCCGGGCCGGAGGCGTTTGCTGGGGCGGAGGCTCCGAGTGGAGAAACACCCAACAGGTGTGACTGCGAGCTGGTGGGCATCCCTTTTATCGAGGAACCAGGGCGAGGGCCTGGCTGGCGGAGGCGAATGGCCGACTGCCACCGACCAGAGACTGGGCCCGAGACCGAA
Coding sequences within:
- the TMEM229A gene encoding transmembrane protein 229A, with the protein product MAGRDADDEGPTRRGGAARLSGAAGGRGGEAAVSRPEPLSTAEAPAEGAVLPAWMRLYFYGMHGITLDVLLSAARRFVRSPDLRMLGFSSPYHCLLHSLTHFALEKVYLQQRRCPSAFVFNFLLYPSAHMGLQTLAGALLSQGGGPGGAAAPGALDLALQYVLALYHCQVFLKRFLRLRYQRRQQQQQQQLLRGAPPAPAGSRVPAAAGGRRRRPRGPRGAGGAPSQGLPDLLRFLFFGMHGFLDEIFFTFFFNVLGQGDGTSSGHTSLWSFFMYGSCSFVVEKLYFHLHYSRGWGTWKRVPFYVIFIYAWELSWGLGLRTWGACSWDYSHYPLNFMGLITLMYLPGWIFLSVYQDLLSNVLWQVQYVSTN